In Camelina sativa cultivar DH55 chromosome 16, Cs, whole genome shotgun sequence, a single window of DNA contains:
- the LOC104753605 gene encoding uncharacterized protein LOC104753605, translating into MGGLAGCNDLIRSIRDYTRKAETKKSWPSRTGSESTTITFDDSDLEGLDFPHNDPLVVELLFRESEVTRILIDIGSSVNVIFGNVLAQMEVSESDIRLECHSLTGFDGYHLMSVGTIDQPIFVGGMARYSQFVVIDKPTIYIVILGTPWLHKMRAVPSTYHQCVKFLTPKGVFPLHGNQQRARTCFLIEHKIRAAKKL; encoded by the coding sequence atgggtGGGCTAGCAGGGTGCAACGACTTGATCAGGTCGATAAGGGATTATACCAGGAAAGCCGAAACAAAGAAATCCTGGCCATCGAGGACTGGTTCAGAAAGCACGACGATAACTTTCGACGATAGCGATCTGGAAGGCTTAGATTTCCCACATAACGACCCGTTGGTCGTCGAACTTTTGTTCAGAGAAAGCGAAGTTACGAGAATTCTGATCGACATCGGAAGCTCGGTAAATGTGATCTTCGGAAACGTCCTGGCACAGATGGAGGTCAGCGAGAGCGACATTAGGCTAGAATGCCATTCTCTAACCGGTTTTGACGGATATCATCTCATGTCAGTCGGCACCATCGATCAGCCGATCTTTGTCGGAGGAATGGCGAGGTATTCTCAATTCGTCGTCATCGACAAGCCTACTATTTATATCGTTATCCTTGGAACACCATGGCTCCACAAGATGAGGGCAGTCCCGTCCACGTACCACCAATGCGTCAAATTCCTAACCCCAAAAGGTGTGTTTCCATTGCACGGCAACCAGCAGAGAGCGAGGACCTGCTTCCTGATCGAACACAAGATTCGCGCAGCGAAGAAGttatag
- the LOC104750414 gene encoding uncharacterized protein LOC104750414 codes for MRLFLVFVILFGFYSEAYGKGSLDIDMKLKALNKPALKTIKSEDGDIIDCIDIYKQHAFDHPALRNHKIQMKPSMEFGAMKNTIPNNGSDEQIMSQIWSKSGDCPIGTIPVRRVSREDIRRASSPSRFGKKTPRRYSFLDNALQNKGNFNITPEKVNSSRPRLISEAVLIALGYNYYGARSDLNVWNPPRVQASDYSSSQIWLLSGLSDNFESIEAGWAVNPRLFGDSRTRLFIYWTKDGYDQTGCFNLLCTGFVQTSTTIALGATIAPVSSPSRKQYYFTASIFMDVKNFGNWWLICANHVIGYWPGSLFNYLRHSAIAVQWGGEVHSPNLWKRPHTRTSMGSGQWASSLWAKACYHTNIRIRDNSLQWKYPKYLSEYANENKCYSTNLHRRTQKSEPHFYFGGPGQNSRCP; via the exons ATGAGATTGTTCTTAGTGTTTGTGATTCTCTTTGGCTTTTACAGTGAAGCCTATGGGAAAGGATCTTTAGATATCGATATGAAATTGAAGGCTCTTAACAAGCCTGCGTTGAAGACCATCAAG AGTGAAGATGGAGATATAATAGATTGTATTGATATCTATAAACAACATGCCTTTGATCATCCCGCTTTAAGAAACCACAAGATTCAG ATGAAACCAAGTATGGAGTTTGGTGCAATGAAGAATACTATTCCAAACAACGGTTCTGATGAACAAATAATGTCTCAGATTTGGTCAAAATCAGGAGACTGTCCTATTGGGACAATACCGGTTCGCAGAGTTAGTAGAGAAGACATAAGAAGAGCCTCTTCACCGTCtcgttttgggaaaaaaactcCTCGTAGATACAGTTTTCTCGACAACGCACTTCAGAACAAGGGCAATTTCAATATAACTCCTGAAAAAGTAAACAGTTCCCGCCCAAGGTTAATATCG GAGGCAGTCCTTATCGCCCTAGGGTACAATTATTATGGCGCTCGATCCGATCTAAATGTGTGGAATCCTCCGAGAGTTCAGGCCAGCGATTACAGCTCTTCTCAGATCTGGCTACTCAGTGGACTGTCAGATAACTTTGAAAGCATAGAAGCTGGTTGGGCG GTGAATCCAAGGCTTTTCGGTGACTCTCGCACACGTCTCTTCATCTATTGGACT AAAGATGGATATGATCAAACAGGGTGCTTCAACCTCTTATGCACCGGTTTTGTGCAAACAAGTACTACGATTGCCTTAGGTGCAACGATAGCACCCGTTTCGAGTCCCTCGCGAAAACAATATTACTTCACCGCCAGCATCTTCATG GATGTAAAAAATTTTGGGAATTGGTGGTTGATTTGCGCAAACCACGTGATAGGTTATTGGCCAGGGTCACTCTTCAATTACCTCAGACATAGCGCAATTGCTGTGCAGTGGGGTGGAGAAGTCCATAGTCCTAACTTGTGGAAGAGGCCGCACACAAGAACTTCAATGGGGAGTGGACAATGGGCATCTTCCTTATGGGCCAAAGCTTGTTACCACACAAACATTAGGATCAGAGACAATTCTTTGCAGTGGAAATATCCTAAGTATCTATCCGAGTACGCTAATGAGAACAAATGTTATTCTACAAATCTGCATCGGAGAACGCAAAAGTCAGAGCCCCACTTTTACTTTGGAGGACCTGGCCAGAATTCTCGTTGTCCCTAA